Proteins found in one Pseudoxanthomonas sp. SL93 genomic segment:
- the fmt gene encoding methionyl-tRNA formyltransferase gives MRIVFAGTPAFAVPSLRAAHARNEVVAVYTQPDRPAGRGRGLTASPVKLEAIQRGIPVLQPLSLKKKASQDALRALAPDLMIVVAYGLILPQAVLDIPTYGCWNVHASLLPRWRGAAPIQRAIEAGDDETGVCLMQMEAGLDTGPVLLSQRTPIGADETGGQLHDRLAELGAQVLRDGLGLLRAGIRPVAQPQPEQGVAYAHKLDKAEARLDWSLSAEALARKVRAFEPWPVAEAVVAGERLRIHGAVAVAQSHAGSPGQLLAASRQGLDIACGDGVLRLRVVQREGGKAITAADYLNARRDLAGA, from the coding sequence ATGAGAATCGTCTTTGCCGGTACGCCGGCCTTCGCCGTCCCCAGCCTGCGCGCGGCCCACGCACGCAACGAAGTGGTGGCCGTCTACACGCAGCCGGACCGCCCGGCGGGGCGCGGTCGCGGGTTGACGGCATCGCCGGTCAAGCTGGAGGCGATCCAGCGTGGTATTCCGGTGCTGCAACCGCTCTCGCTGAAGAAGAAGGCTTCGCAGGATGCCCTGCGCGCACTGGCGCCGGACCTGATGATCGTCGTCGCCTACGGCCTGATCCTGCCGCAGGCCGTGCTGGACATTCCCACCTACGGCTGCTGGAACGTGCATGCGTCGCTGCTGCCGCGCTGGCGTGGCGCCGCGCCGATCCAGCGCGCGATTGAGGCCGGCGACGACGAGACCGGCGTCTGCCTGATGCAGATGGAGGCGGGTCTGGACACCGGGCCGGTGCTGCTGTCGCAACGCACGCCCATCGGGGCGGATGAAACCGGCGGCCAGCTGCATGACCGGCTGGCCGAGCTGGGCGCGCAGGTGCTGCGCGACGGCCTCGGTCTGCTGCGTGCCGGCATCCGGCCTGTCGCACAGCCGCAGCCCGAGCAGGGTGTTGCGTACGCCCACAAGCTGGACAAGGCCGAAGCCAGGCTCGACTGGTCGCTGTCGGCGGAGGCGCTGGCGCGCAAAGTGCGCGCCTTCGAGCCGTGGCCCGTCGCCGAGGCGGTGGTGGCCGGCGAGCGCCTGCGCATCCATGGTGCCGTCGCTGTCGCGCAGTCGCATGCGGGGTCGCCCGGCCAACTGCTCGCCGCCAGTCGCCAGGGACTCGACATCGCTTGTGGTGACGGCGTGCTTCGCCTGCGCGTCGTACAGCGCGAAGGC